One part of the Lotus japonicus ecotype B-129 chromosome 2, LjGifu_v1.2 genome encodes these proteins:
- the LOC130736845 gene encoding zinc finger BED domain-containing protein RICESLEEPER 2-like, with amino-acid sequence MSTPLESNPIVVEVNEHVQPEASQQQDNAQDGEQVQDQVGEELVTKKKRKKTSPVWADFDEIEITGGAKKAVCRYCKEKLSTGGKGASTSHLRRHSEICLQRRVHLASEKKQSTIPFQPCNSGNPFLNSGARYNNEKMREIIASAIMVHEMPFSVVENDVWMWAFQYANSDFQKVTRKTIRNDCLSLYEMEKRNLKALLKSVNKISLTTDMWKSSHQVAEYMVVTGHFIDAGWKLQKRVLSFVKVPAPRRGVDVADAIFKCLKVWGIENKIFSISVDNAAYNDKCLKNLKENLSGNKLFLDGALFHVRCCAHILNLLVQDGLSKIKSVIVNIRESVKYINYNDARLKAFCDVVEQKRLKERKLVIDCPTRWNSTFQMLSTSLKFKTAFAAYKEREPHYVYSPSLEDWSKVEKICKLLEVFDLATHVISGSEYPTANLYLAEVWRVKQVIDNASEDEDDFMREMAAPMKEKFDKYWGECNLLMTIASVLDPRCKFHIVDICFPLIYKPENVAMENISKVRTSLEKLYDEYVSMSIEESSFVAANSNDGGNNVTSSTESGSSFVTGFDQIMNLVREKEAVPPMKSELQAYFDEGVYVPDGNNNSFCALEWWRNNSLKYKVLSKMAADILAIPISTVASESTFSAGGRVIDEFRSRLNEKSIEALICGGDWLRHKYNLMKKPKVGEVNEEINLKI; translated from the exons ATGTCTACTCCACTTGAGAGCAATCCTATTGTTGTTGAGGTGAACGAGCATGTCCAACCAGAGGCAAGTCAACAGCAAGATAACGCACAAGATGGTGAACAAGTCCAAGATCAGGTCGGTGAAGAATTGGTAACcaagaaaaagaggaagaaaacaTCTCCAGTTTGGGCAGATTTTGATGAAATTGAAATTACCGGGGGTGCAAAGAAAGCAGTTTGCAGATATTGCAAAGAGAAATTGTCTACAGGTGGGAAAGGAGCCAGTACTAGCCATCTGAGAAGACATTCAGAAATTTGCTTACAAAGGAGAGTGCATTTGGCTAGTGAAAAGAAGCAAAGTACCATACCATTTCAGCCTTGTAACTCAGGTAACCCGTTTCTGAATTCTGGTGCTAGATACAATAATGAAAAGATGAGGGAAATCATTGCTTCTGCTATTATGGTTCATGAAATGCCGTTTAGTGTGGTTGagaatgatgtttggatgtGGGCTTTCCAGTATGCAAATTCAGATTTTCAAAAGGTAACTCGTAAAACCATAAGAAATGATTGTTTATCTTTATATGAGATGGAGAAGAGAAACTTGAAGGCATTGCTGAAAAGTGTGAATAAGATTAGTTTGACAACAGATATGTGGAAGTCAAGCCACCAAGTAGCTGAATATATGGTGGTTACAGGTCACTTCATTGATGCCGGGTGGAAGCTTCAGAAGAGAGTTTTGAGTTTTGTGAAAGTGCCAGCTCCTAGGCGTGGGGTTGATGTGGCTGACGCCATTTTCAAGTGTTTAAAAGTTTGGGGGATTGAGAATAAAATTTTTTCCATATCTGTTGATAATGCAGCTTACAATGATAAATGCTTAAAAAATCTCAAGGAGAACTTATCAGGCAATAAGTTATTTCTTGATGGTGCTTTGTTTCATGTTAGGTGCTGTGCTCACATATTAAATTTGTTGGTGCAAGATGGCTTAAGCAAAATCAAGAGTGTCATTGTCAATATTCGTGAAAGTGTGAAATATATCAACTACAATGATGCAAGGTTAAAGGCCTTTTGTGATGTGGTTGAACAGAAACGCTTGAAGGAAAGGAAGCTTGTTATTGATTGTCCAACAAGATGGAATTCAACATTTCAGATGTTGTCTACTTCTTTGAAATTCAAGACCGCCTTTGCTGCATACAAGGAAAGAGAGCCGCATTATGTTTATTCACCTTCACTTGAAGATTGGAGCAAAGTTGAGAAGATTTGCAAACTTCTAGAAGTGTTTGATCTAGCTACTCATGTAATCTCAGGTAGTGAGTATCCAACTGCTAATTTATATCTTGCTGAAGTTTGGAGAGTTAAACAAGTAATTGACAATGCGtctgaggatgaagatgacTTCATGAGAGAAATGGCAGCcccaatgaaagaaaaatttgaCAAATACTGGGGTGAGTGCAATTTGCTTATGACTATTGCGAGTGTTTTAGATCCTAGGTGTAAATTTCACATTGTTGATATATGCTTTCCATTGATATATAAACCTGAAAATGTTGCCATGGAGAATATAAGTAAGGTTAGAACTTCATTGGAAAAGTTATATGATGAGTATGTGTCTATGAGTATTGAGGAGTCATCCTTTGTGGCTGCGAATTCAAATGATGGTGGTAACAATGTAACATCCTCAACTGAATCTGGATCTTCATTTGTCACTGGATTTGACCAAATTATGAATCTTGTGCGTGAAAAGGAAGCGGTTCCCCCAATGAAGTCAGAACTACAAGCTTATTTTGATGAAGGTGTTTATGTTCCCGATGGTAATAATAACTCATTTTGTGCATTGGAATGGTGGAGGAACAACAGCTTAAAGTATAAGGTCTTATCCAAGATGGCCGCTGATATACTGGCTATACCTATCTCCACAGTGGCATCTGAGTCTACATTTAGTGCTGGAGGGCGAGTAATTGATGAATTTCGTTCTAGATTGAATGAAAAATCTATTGAAGCACTCATCTGTGGAGGGGATTGGCTGCGTCATAAGTATAATTTGATGAAGAAGCCAAAG gtGGGTGAAGTGAATGAGGAGATCAACTTGAAGATCTAA